From the Desulfovibrio sp. JY genome, one window contains:
- a CDS encoding diguanylate cyclase, with protein sequence MVLSPDQDLMALFGQAFTPAEIELFDRPRGRGAIEHLFNDPPDLLVVDQKLTDIPGLDLVAMVKSENVYRQMPVALVMDEAALAGRDIDWCATEVDELLTRPLDAAMLRARVSLTLARASRSLDANPLTKLPGNTSIIGRIQELIERKEDFALAYADLDYFKSFNDKYGFSRGDEILMMTARIIVNTVRTVGGQKAFVGHVGGDDFVFILPTDRVEEACKAVVASFDDIVPHFYDAEDRERGFILSTDREGNRRSFPLMAISIAVIFNRDGRLTHYGEASQMAMTLKKKAKENPRSCYVLDKRQG encoded by the coding sequence ATGGTCCTAAGCCCCGATCAGGATTTGATGGCCCTTTTCGGCCAGGCGTTCACCCCGGCCGAGATCGAGCTGTTCGACCGGCCGCGCGGCCGGGGGGCCATCGAGCACCTGTTCAACGACCCGCCGGACCTGCTCGTGGTGGACCAGAAGCTTACCGACATCCCGGGGCTCGATCTCGTGGCCATGGTCAAAAGCGAAAACGTCTACCGGCAGATGCCGGTGGCTCTGGTCATGGACGAGGCGGCGCTGGCCGGCCGGGACATCGACTGGTGCGCCACGGAGGTCGACGAACTGCTCACCCGGCCCCTCGACGCCGCCATGCTGCGGGCCCGGGTGTCGTTGACCCTGGCCCGGGCCTCGCGGTCCCTCGACGCCAATCCCCTGACCAAGCTGCCGGGCAACACCTCGATCATCGGCCGTATCCAGGAACTGATCGAGCGCAAGGAGGATTTCGCCCTGGCCTACGCCGACCTCGACTACTTCAAGTCGTTCAACGACAAGTACGGCTTTTCCCGGGGTGACGAAATCCTCATGATGACGGCGCGCATCATCGTCAACACCGTGCGGACCGTGGGCGGGCAGAAGGCCTTTGTGGGCCATGTCGGCGGGGACGACTTCGTCTTCATCCTGCCGACGGACCGGGTGGAGGAGGCCTGCAAGGCCGTGGTGGCCAGCTTCGACGACATCGTGCCCCATTTCTACGACGCCGAGGACCGCGAGCGCGGTTTCATCCTGTCCACGGACCGCGAGGGCAACCGCAGGTCCTTTCCGCTCATGGCCATCTCCATTGCCGTGATATTCAACCGCGACGGCCGGCTCACCCACTACGGCGAAGCCTCGCAGATGGCCATGACGCTCAAGAAGAAGGCCAAGGAAAATCCCCGGAGCTGCTATGTCCTCGACAAGCGGCAAGGCTGA
- a CDS encoding tyrosine recombinase XerC encodes MSSTSGKAEPDAPGATARPETVVGFLDYLAAEKGYSPATLAAYGVDLDQFEFFLHGRGLSLGQPGQVTREHGRGFLAELHRRREAKTSMGRKLSALRGFFRYMLRRKLVEVDPLAGLKNPKTEKRQPKALNVDEAVALVTPSPGTPAADGSREACRDLALAELLYGSGLRVAEAVGLDLDDVSIAQGVARVYGKGGKERLAPLSDASRERLREYAMRRAEFAPDPREQAFFLGSRGGRLNRRQAARIVDALAKAAGIAKHTHPHMLRHSFATHLLESGADMRSVQELLGHARLSTTQRYTHLELARIMQVYDKAHPRSDEASATHTAPKKD; translated from the coding sequence ATGTCCTCGACAAGCGGCAAGGCTGAACCGGACGCGCCCGGCGCGACGGCCCGACCGGAGACCGTGGTCGGTTTTCTCGACTACCTCGCGGCCGAAAAAGGCTACTCCCCGGCCACGCTGGCCGCCTATGGCGTGGATCTGGACCAGTTCGAGTTTTTTTTGCATGGCCGGGGCCTCAGCCTCGGCCAGCCCGGGCAAGTGACCCGGGAACATGGCCGGGGGTTTCTGGCCGAGCTGCATCGCCGCCGCGAGGCCAAGACGTCCATGGGGCGCAAGCTCTCGGCCTTGCGCGGCTTTTTCCGCTACATGCTGCGCAGGAAGCTGGTGGAAGTCGATCCCCTGGCCGGGCTCAAAAACCCCAAGACGGAAAAGCGCCAGCCCAAGGCGCTCAATGTGGACGAGGCCGTGGCCCTGGTCACGCCGAGCCCCGGCACGCCGGCCGCCGACGGCTCGCGCGAGGCCTGCCGCGATCTGGCCCTGGCCGAACTGCTCTACGGCTCCGGGCTTCGCGTGGCCGAGGCCGTGGGGCTCGACCTCGACGACGTGAGTATCGCCCAGGGTGTGGCCCGGGTCTACGGCAAGGGCGGCAAGGAGCGCCTCGCCCCCCTAAGCGACGCCTCCCGGGAGCGGTTGCGGGAATACGCCATGCGCCGGGCGGAATTCGCGCCCGATCCGCGCGAACAGGCGTTTTTCCTGGGCTCGCGCGGCGGCAGGCTCAACCGCCGGCAGGCGGCGCGCATCGTCGATGCCCTGGCCAAAGCCGCCGGTATCGCCAAGCACACCCACCCCCACATGCTGCGCCACAGTTTCGCCACCCATCTGCTCGAATCCGGGGCCGACATGCGCAGCGTCCAGGAACTGCTCGGCCACGCGCGCCTTTCCACCACCCAGCGTTACACCCACCTCGAACTTGCCCGCATCATGCAGGTCTACGACAAGGCCCACCCGCGTTCGGACGAAGCGTCCGCGACGCATACCGCCCCGAAAAAAGACTGA